Proteins encoded together in one Microbacterium oxydans window:
- a CDS encoding FG-GAP-like repeat-containing protein encodes MKRPSRVRLGRIGIAAVLAVAIGALAPLLSSSTPAVAATDGRMVYPASGNIQSKVGDGCRNNYRAHDGIDISGQGGTPILAAYDGVIKSRTVNSGYGNYTDVEHPGGYVTRYAHMASPGTYAPGTRVVRGQQIGVVGNTGNSPAYHLHFEVRLNGSVYTAVNNGFTCLSNITRGGTIPMLFPGLGSGPAPSVGAADYTGDGKADLLVVAGNGDLRLRAGTGAGGFQPPTTVFSGWGSTRRHVTHTDFNGDGKADILVAREDGALEFYAGTGDGKFARATTPGAGWYGVLHIASGADYTGDGRQDVLGVSPSGVLTIYPGNGAGGFRSPSIRAGAGWQGFHFLVGGDFDNDGRGDVVAVADSGKLYFYRGTGSGLGPPQLVGEGWQEMTALTGGVDYNGDGRADLLARTPSGQLYLYPGNGNGTFGTRSLVSADWADHLAIE; translated from the coding sequence ATGAAGCGACCGTCCCGCGTGCGCCTCGGCCGCATCGGGATCGCCGCCGTGCTCGCGGTCGCGATCGGCGCACTCGCGCCCCTGCTCTCGTCGAGCACCCCGGCGGTCGCCGCCACGGACGGCCGGATGGTCTATCCGGCTTCCGGCAACATCCAGTCCAAGGTCGGCGACGGCTGTCGCAACAACTACCGCGCACACGACGGCATCGACATCTCGGGCCAGGGTGGAACCCCGATCCTCGCGGCCTACGACGGTGTGATCAAGTCACGGACGGTCAACAGCGGCTACGGGAACTACACCGACGTCGAGCACCCGGGCGGATACGTCACCCGGTATGCCCACATGGCATCGCCCGGGACCTATGCGCCGGGGACCAGGGTCGTCCGCGGCCAGCAGATCGGCGTGGTCGGCAACACGGGCAACTCGCCGGCGTACCACCTGCACTTCGAGGTGCGGCTGAACGGGAGCGTCTACACCGCGGTGAACAACGGCTTCACGTGTCTCTCGAACATCACGCGCGGCGGGACGATCCCCATGCTCTTCCCCGGTCTCGGCTCCGGGCCGGCACCGTCGGTGGGCGCGGCCGACTACACCGGTGACGGCAAGGCGGACCTGCTGGTCGTCGCGGGGAACGGCGACCTCCGGCTCCGCGCCGGGACCGGGGCCGGAGGGTTCCAGCCTCCGACGACGGTCTTCTCGGGCTGGGGCAGCACGCGGCGGCATGTGACCCACACCGACTTCAACGGTGACGGGAAGGCGGATATCCTCGTGGCGCGTGAAGACGGCGCGCTGGAGTTCTACGCCGGGACCGGGGACGGCAAGTTCGCCCGCGCGACGACTCCGGGCGCCGGCTGGTACGGCGTGCTGCATATCGCGTCGGGTGCGGATTACACGGGTGACGGACGGCAGGATGTCCTCGGTGTGTCTCCGAGCGGGGTCCTGACCATCTACCCGGGTAACGGAGCCGGTGGATTCCGCAGTCCGAGCATCAGGGCCGGTGCGGGGTGGCAGGGCTTCCACTTCCTCGTCGGCGGAGACTTCGACAACGACGGACGCGGCGATGTCGTCGCCGTGGCGGATTCGGGCAAGCTCTACTTCTATCGGGGCACCGGCAGCGGCCTCGGACCGCCGCAGCTCGTCGGCGAGGGGTGGCAGGAGATGACCGCTCTCACCGGCGGCGTCGACTACAACGGCGACGGCCGCGCCGACCTGCTCGCACGGACCCCCTCCGGCCAGCTCTACCTGTACCCGGGCAACGGCAACGGCACGTTCGGAACCCGGTCCCTGGTCAGCGCGGACTGGGCCGACCACCTCGCCATCGAGTAG
- a CDS encoding transposase yields MADPTFEEIAAALSAGPPEAFVSSRKARAEESGSPELASRILALRKPSIAAWVLNVFAQERAAQLREALQLAAELREAQDDLDARALAKLGRERRALTRRLAEGAAELARSRGERITSATVEAVEQSISAAFFDQDAAAAVASGRLVRALEAGATSDDVRDAIAGELPGREPVPQRPPDELQARRVRREAERRLAAAEKEQASAEKELGKRDAELETLQERTEELCERVTALEEELAKVREESSRVQQDLPRAREARATAAEQADAAADAVAEARRSLEEL; encoded by the coding sequence ATGGCAGACCCCACGTTCGAGGAGATCGCCGCGGCACTCTCCGCGGGACCCCCGGAAGCGTTCGTCTCCTCCCGCAAGGCCCGTGCCGAGGAATCCGGGAGTCCCGAGCTCGCGTCGCGGATCCTCGCGCTCCGCAAACCGTCGATCGCCGCCTGGGTCCTCAACGTCTTCGCTCAGGAGCGCGCGGCACAGCTGCGGGAGGCGCTGCAGCTGGCGGCAGAGCTGCGCGAAGCGCAGGACGATCTGGACGCGCGAGCCCTGGCGAAGCTGGGACGCGAGCGGCGCGCCTTGACCCGCCGTCTCGCCGAGGGCGCGGCCGAGCTGGCGAGATCCCGAGGGGAGCGCATCACCTCCGCGACGGTCGAGGCCGTCGAGCAGAGCATCTCCGCGGCGTTCTTCGATCAGGACGCCGCCGCCGCGGTCGCCTCCGGCCGACTGGTGCGGGCGCTCGAGGCGGGGGCGACATCGGACGACGTGCGCGATGCCATCGCGGGAGAGCTGCCGGGGCGGGAGCCCGTGCCGCAGCGCCCGCCGGATGAGCTTCAGGCGCGACGGGTCCGCCGAGAAGCCGAACGCCGACTGGCTGCGGCGGAGAAGGAGCAGGCGTCCGCGGAGAAAGAGCTCGGGAAGCGCGATGCGGAGCTGGAGACGCTGCAGGAGCGCACGGAGGAGCTGTGCGAGAGGGTGACCGCCCTCGAGGAGGAGCTCGCCAAGGTGCGGGAGGAGTCATCGCGCGTGCAGCAGGACCTGCCGCGGGCGAGGGAGGCGCGCGCCACGGCGGCGGAGCAGGCGGATGCCGCTGCCGACGCGGTGGCGGAGGCGCGGCGGTCGCTGGAGGAGCTCTAG